The Acidimicrobiia bacterium genome has a window encoding:
- a CDS encoding NUDIX domain-containing protein: MTQTSRPADPPAGYDPSQFPAFAVTVDVVILTMTEGELQVLLIRRGEEPFKGMWAIPGGFKRPTETLDEAAQRELVEETGVDAARLLAQFGTYGDPGRDPRMNVVTVGYLAVLRDVGAVVAGSDAAEASLVPVSEVLGEKIELAFDHLQIVRQAVDRARVELEVSGIATAFVGTTFTLAELRAVYEAIWGVQLDAANFRRSIVATDGWVIPTGRRSQPGVNGGRPAELYRAGRAWRQGGPIHARSTKRREDPGR, encoded by the coding sequence ATGACCCAAACTTCACGGCCGGCCGATCCCCCGGCTGGCTACGACCCATCCCAGTTCCCTGCTTTCGCTGTCACCGTCGACGTCGTCATCCTCACGATGACCGAAGGGGAGCTCCAGGTTCTCCTGATTCGCCGCGGCGAGGAACCCTTCAAGGGGATGTGGGCGATCCCGGGCGGGTTCAAGCGTCCGACCGAGACTCTGGACGAGGCGGCCCAACGCGAACTGGTCGAAGAGACGGGGGTCGATGCCGCCCGCCTGCTCGCCCAGTTCGGCACCTACGGCGACCCCGGCCGCGATCCCCGGATGAACGTCGTCACCGTCGGCTATCTGGCGGTGCTGCGCGATGTCGGTGCCGTGGTGGCCGGCTCCGACGCCGCCGAGGCCTCACTCGTCCCGGTGTCCGAAGTGCTCGGCGAGAAGATCGAACTTGCCTTCGACCACCTCCAGATCGTGCGCCAGGCGGTCGATCGGGCCCGCGTCGAACTCGAAGTGTCCGGTATCGCCACCGCCTTCGTCGGGACCACCTTCACCCTCGCCGAGCTGCGCGCCGTCTACGAGGCCATCTGGGGCGTCCAACTGGATGCGGCCAACTTCCGCCGCAGCATCGTGGCCACCGACGGCTGGGTCATCCCCACGGGACGCCGTTCCCAGCCCGGCGTCAATGGCGGGAGACCCGCCGAGCTGTACCGG